The genomic stretch GCTACGAACTTATCTGCAACAAGGAACCTAAAGCTGATGGTTCACGGCCGATCGGTGAAATCAGCTATGAACGATGAGTCCTCGACTTTTTATCTTAATCTCCCTATTGAAAGTCTAAATTCGAGCGAGTATTCCTTTTCAATTTTCACTTTGGAATGCAGGAAGACGACCGAACTTTGGTACACTCTCTCGAAGCCCGACTCGGAGAGGGAAACGGTCTCAATGGGGAATCGCCACAATGTGAGCGGTTTGTCGACTTCAACCGTCACTCTCAACCCTTGCCATTCATCCGATA from Candidatus Acidiferrales bacterium encodes the following:
- a CDS encoding alpha-amylase/4-alpha-glucanotransferase domain-containing protein — translated: SDEWQGLRVTVEVDKPLTLWRFPIETVSLSESGFERVYQSSVVFLHSKVKIEKEYSLEFRLSIGRLR